From the Desulfarculaceae bacterium genome, one window contains:
- a CDS encoding fused response regulator/phosphatase, protein MSHHWRQDHWEPKAAIMVVDDSRLNRELLISALTSRGDYHFIECEDGRQAVDTLQSGAGVDLILLDLMMPVMDGFAFLRWRLENEVARDIPVIVNSSLDDLDSLSEALSMDCYDYFIKPLRGRELKLVLPLKVRNAVNARRMISQVRRANQHMSRELAMAARYQNFLLPAPLQAPGVEAAWLFKPCQELGGDYFDFFPLPSGDLGVVVADVAGHGVASAMTASILKALLPGYLERTYSPAEALAALNQDLVSLTEEDRYVTAFLGLYHPGRRLTWCSAGHPPPLCLPPSGPAMRLSNPGFLLGVFSQEPPLVSFKDTRTELGPGYRLLLYTDGCTEAEDAQGRPLGIGGLERMAQAARDLPPQDFVDRLQMQLENFSRGDHSDDMALIVMDFQ, encoded by the coding sequence ATGAGTCATCATTGGCGGCAAGACCACTGGGAACCCAAGGCGGCGATCATGGTGGTGGACGACTCCCGGCTGAACCGGGAGCTGTTGATCTCCGCCCTCACCTCCCGGGGCGATTACCACTTCATCGAATGCGAAGACGGCCGCCAGGCGGTGGACACCCTACAATCCGGGGCCGGGGTGGACCTGATCCTCCTGGACCTGATGATGCCGGTGATGGACGGCTTTGCCTTCCTGCGCTGGCGCCTGGAAAATGAGGTGGCCCGGGACATTCCGGTGATCGTCAACAGCTCCCTGGACGACCTGGACTCGCTTTCCGAAGCCCTGAGCATGGACTGTTACGACTATTTCATCAAACCGCTGAGGGGGCGCGAGCTGAAGCTGGTATTGCCCCTGAAGGTGCGCAACGCGGTGAACGCGCGGCGCATGATTTCCCAGGTGCGCCGGGCCAACCAGCACATGAGCCGGGAGCTGGCCATGGCCGCCCGCTACCAGAACTTCCTGCTCCCCGCCCCCCTGCAAGCCCCTGGGGTGGAGGCGGCCTGGCTATTCAAACCCTGCCAGGAACTGGGCGGCGACTACTTCGATTTCTTCCCCCTGCCCAGCGGCGACCTGGGCGTGGTGGTGGCCGACGTAGCCGGCCACGGCGTGGCCTCGGCCATGACCGCCAGCATTCTCAAGGCCCTTTTGCCCGGCTACCTGGAGCGCACCTACTCCCCGGCGGAAGCTTTGGCCGCCTTGAACCAGGACCTAGTGAGCCTCACCGAGGAGGACCGCTACGTCACCGCCTTTTTGGGGCTCTACCACCCCGGCCGCCGCCTTACCTGGTGCTCGGCCGGGCACCCCCCTCCCCTGTGCCTGCCTCCCTCGGGGCCGGCGATGCGCCTGAGCAACCCCGGTTTTCTGCTGGGGGTTTTCTCGCAAGAGCCGCCCTTGGTAAGCTTTAAGGATACCCGGACCGAGCTGGGGCCCGGCTATCGCCTGCTCCTGTACACCGACGGGTGCACCGAGGCCGAGGACGCCCAGGGAAGGCCCCTGGGCATAGGAGGCCTGGAACGCATGGCCCAAGCGGCCAGAGACCTGCCTCCCCAGGATTTCGTGGACCGGCTGCAAATGCAGCTGGAGAATTTCTCGCGGGGCGATCACAGCGACGACATGGCTTTGATCGTCATGGATTTCCAATGA